The genomic stretch GGGCGGCCATCAGGAGGAGACAttgggcagaggtggccctggaGCCGCTGCAGCGCTTGGTGGCCATGTGCGACGAAGCCGGCAAGTTTATCACTTACATAAGTTTGCAGTTCATGAAGATCATGGATGCCCTAGAGGGGACAAATGAGGCACCCCCTAATGTCCCTGTGGCTTTGGTGGCCAAGGCCGAGCGGGTCTGGGATGCCAGCGCCCGCCTGTTCATGCGTCAcctgctggggacacttggggacatccacGACCTCCTCTTGAGTCCCTATGATGGCCGTGGTGGCCCCAATGGCCCCAGCAGCCGTGCAGTGGCTGAGCGGTGCCAAAAAGCCATCGAGGACATTCCAaatctgctgcagggacagtgacGTCACAGCTGTGACCTCATCAGGGCGgtgacatcattggggacatctctgctgtcacctgtcccctctcacctccCCACATGGGATTTAAGACAAATCCgaggaattttctgggaattttcattGATACtgtcccaaatcctgatgggaattcctggggtgaTGTCACCGGGTAcactcagggacactcagggacaggggacaggtgaATGAGACCCCTCAGCAGCTTCCAGCTTTCCTCCGTGCCTTCAGCACAGCCGGGTCATAAATGACAATTTAATAATTGCCTGCTGCAATTCTGTACTGGCTTTTGCAAAAAAAATACTTTCACAAGTCTTTTGCTCTGGTACTTGATTATTGATAATTCCTTGTGGCTGCTCGTTCGTACAAAATAATCTATTTGCTCATGTGTGCGCCGTGCAGCCGATTTAATGGCAGTGTGATGGTCCCCTGGGGCTCGGTCCTGTCTCCCACTCCGTTATCAGCCGGGATCCCCCCATTATCACCAGGGCCCCTCCCGCCAATTTACCAGACCACCCCCACGCAGCGGAATCCCCCCATTCACTGCCTCCCTCCCCTTTACCGACCCCCCCAGAGCGCTGGGACCGCCCCGGTCCatgaccccccccccccagggtGCGAGGACCCCCAACTCACCGCCCTTCCCTCACTCAGGGGACCCCCCCTACCCCCGACTCCCCAATCCATGGGTTCCCCCACACTCATCAGGACCCCCTGGCAACCCCCGGGCCCCCCCACATTGACTGAACCCCCCCCAaaacgcccccagcccctccccggtCCCCCCGAGCCGCGTTGGCTGTACCCCCCGGGGCCGCTGCTGAGGAGAACCTGTCAATCAACGCCGATCTGTCTTGTAGCCACGCCCATAGACGGGCGGGCCCGCATTATTCAGCCAATGGGGAGCGGCGGAGCAGGGGAGGCGGGGATtgggggggaggaggggagggggagcAACAGCCAATGGGGAGCGGAGGGGGCGCGGCCTGAGGTGCGGGAAGGGGCGGGCAATGAATGGGGCGTGGAGAGAGGCGGGGCCTGGAAGGAAACGAAACTGGGCGGGGCCTGTGCGGGCATTAATGGGGCGTGGGAAAGGGGCGGGGCCATCAATGGGAGGGTGGGAAGGGCAGTAAAAgggaccccttggggacatcgggggcgAGGGCCTCAGGGTTCCCAAgtgatcccaaatcctgctggatcCCAAGGAATAATCCCAAATGCtctcaaatcccaaatcctggatcccaaaaaatcccagatcCTAAATGCTGATGGATACACAAAACCAATCCAAacaatcccaaaccccagatgATAAATCCTGCAGGATCCCAAGGAATGAGCCCAAATTATCTCAAATTCTGGATCCCAAGCAATTCCAAAATTACACCAAATCCAGGATCCCAAGAAGTGTTAAATTCCAGATCCTACATCCTGCTGGATCCCAAGGAATAGTCCCAAATGACCTCAAACCCTGGATCCCAAACAATCCCAAAGCCCAGATCTCAAATACTACTGGACACTCAAAACCGATTCTAAATgctctcaaatcccaaaccctggatcccagaaaatcccagatcccaaatgctGCCAGATACCCCAAATCTGATCCTAAAAGATCTCCAATCCTGGGTCCTCaaacaatcccaaatcccagaccccaaatcctgctggatcttcataaacaatccccaaaaccaattctaAATCAGAGTCCTGGCAGGGGAAATCAGAGCCCTGTGTGGGGTAAATGGGCCCTGAGGGGGTAAATGGGGTCCTGGAAGgataaatggggtcctgaggggaaaatGGTTCCTGAAGAGATAAATGAAGGCCCTGAGGGGTAATTGGGGTCCTGAAAGGATGAATGGGGGTAAATCAGGGTCCTGTCCGGGGAAATTGGGGccctgaggggtcactggggtcctggCAGGGAAATGGAGCCCTGATGGATGGATCCAGGCCCCGAGGGGTTAAAGCCAGCCCCGAAAGGTTCCCTGAGGTCCTGGCAGGCCCAGTTCTGCCCCTCGGGGGAGGATCAGGGCGTGGGGCCCTCCCTCCTCCGAGCCTCGACGCCCTCTGCCCTCAGAGCTCTGGCCGCAGCCTCCGGGTGGGGACCAGGATGGAGCTCAaggtgggaaccccaaaaccctgggGTCGCCCCCAGCAGGTACCTGAGgcgatttggggggatttgggagggatttggggggatttggggaagttTGGGGATCCCCAGGGCCGTGGGTGCGgctgggagggaaaagggaagtGGAAAGTTCCGGAGTCTGGGGAGTTCagaggggccgggggcgggggaaAAGGGGGATGGGACCTCCCAAATTCCTGGGTGGATTCAAGTGGAACCCCCCAGAATCTCACCTGGgtacctgggaaccccaaaacgtccctggagcctcacctgggacacctgggaaaccccaaatccttgggaattctcacctgggaccccccaaatctcACCTGGGAGTCCCTTGAGACCCTCACATGGCCGCCTGGGACTCCCCCAAATCCTCACCTGGGCAGCTGAGAAACCCCAAATCTTTGAGAATTCTCAGCTGGGGAGCCACAAATCCCTGGGGAACCTCATCTGGGAGCCCCTAAATCCCACTTGggaccccccaaactccccctagAATCCCCCCAACCCCTCCTCTATCCCCCTAACCCCTCtttcctgtccccaggtgtccccccctgccctccctcccgagGTGGCCCCGGCGGTGGCCGCACAGCACTGGGCCCTGgcggccctggtggccctggccgaggccttggggacaccggacAGCATCCCCACGGCACTGGCTGAGGCCGAGGCTGCACTGAGAGAGGCCCGGGTGGCCCGGGAGGGGCTGGAGAGGGCCCGGGAGGCCACCGTGGCCCCGGCGGTggccctggggaccctgggggacgAGGACAAGCAGTGGCTGAGGCAGGTCGGGGCCATGGCCGAGGCGGCAGCGGCGACACTGGAACGCGAGGAGGGACGGGCATGGCGGTGCCAgcgctggctgcgggctgggcacgggctgaCCATGGGGCTGATGGTGCTGTGTGGGATTGTGTGTGAGtaaaaaccagtatggaccagtatggaccagtatggacaaGTATAAagcagtatggaccagtatggaccagtatgaatATCTACAGACCAGTAGAGAATTTCCCCCACCctgaccagtataaaccagtacagaccagtatagaccagtatagaGTAGTATGGACCAGTGTGGAATGGTATGGACTAATATGGggcagtatggaccagtacagaccagtataaactagttcagaccagtataaaccagttcagaccagtatacATCCTGATAGCACACTGTGGCAGTACTGTATGCTGTGAGTCTGTGCTGCCTCAGTGGGAGACAGTtcagaccagtatagaccagtattaATATCTACAGACCAGTAGAACTTCCCCTTGCCTGAACCAGTGTATATCAGTtcagaccagtatagaccagtataaaccgGTTCAGACCAGTATGCACCTTCATAGCACACTGTGGCAGTATTGCGTACTGTGAGTCTGTACTGCCTCAGTGGGAGGCACTAcagaccagttcagaccagttcagaccagtatagATCAGTATGAATATCTACAGACCAGCAGAGAACTCCCCCTGCCctgaccagtataaaccagtatagaccagtacagaccagtataaggCACTATGGAGCAGTAAGGATCAGCATGAACCAGTATAGAGCAGGGgggaccagttcagaccagtttgGACAAGTATGAATATCTACAGAGCAACAGAGACTTTCCCCTGCCctgaccagtatagaccagtatggaccagtatggaacagcatggggcagcaggggatgcagggaaccagtacagaccagcatGGAGCCCTACAAACCAGTAGAAACCTTCCCCTGCCCCGGGATGGgagactgggattgaactggtgacactggggtggtgacactggCACGGTgacagtggggggggggggggggggacactgAGCTGCAACTGGAAGCACTGGGccagtggcactgggacaggactggggatCCTGGGCTGAAACTGGGTTGGTGACACCAGGGTAGTGGCACTCGggtggtgacagtgggacagaactggtggcactgggctggaaCAGGTGACGGTGGgagaggactggggacactgggatggagatagtgggacaggactgggggtactgggaggggacactgggatggggacatcaggaagggactggggacactgggacggggtggggaacactgggattgaactggtgaCACTGGTCTGGTGCTATGTGTGGTAGTGGTGACACTGGCATGGTGACATAGGTAGGGGGACAATGGGacggtggcactgggctggcactgggagcattgggctggtggcactgggacacggctggggacactTGGCTGGAACTGGGTTGGTGACAttgggctggtggcactgctgtGTCCCTGATGCCACCTGTgtggtgtccccgcagtgtccctggACTCAGCCCGCGCCGCCCTGGGGGTGGCTGAGGACAGtcacctgctgctggccctggccatGGTGGCCGTGTCCTGCGAGGTGGCCTGGCGGGGCTTGGAGACATCGCGGCGTCACCTGGCCACTGCTGCGGGCCACCAGCGGGACATGGCCCTGCGCCTGTGGGATCGCGCCCGGCGGGTGGCGGCCGCCAGGGCCAGCGCCGAGGCCACCGCGGCCACCAACGAGCTCACCGCGGATGTGCTGGGGCGGCTGGAGGAGGTGACGCGGGCGCTGAAGAAGTTGGTGGCCGCTGTCAcccgggacagggaggtgacaccgtgggggacacggggacagggcttCCCCAGCGCTGCCCGGGTGCTCGGGGACATCGTGGAGGACTTTGCGACCTCGGG from Melospiza melodia melodia isolate bMelMel2 chromosome 7 unlocalized genomic scaffold, bMelMel2.pri SUPER_7_unloc_1, whole genome shotgun sequence encodes the following:
- the LOC134432866 gene encoding uncharacterized protein LOC134432866 produces the protein MTPPPQATPIDGRARIIQPMGSGGAGEAGIGGEEGRGSNSQWGAEGARPEVREGAGNEWGVERGGAWKETKLGGACAGINGAWERGGAINGRSSGRSLRVGTRMELKVGTPKPWGRPQQVSPPALPPEVAPAVAAQHWALAALVALAEALGTPDSIPTALAEAEAALREARVAREGLERAREATVAPAVALGTLGDEDKQWLRQVGAMAEAAAATLEREEGRAWRCQRWLRAGHGLTMGLMVLCGIVLSLDSARAALGVAEDSHLLLALAMVAVSCEVAWRGLETSRRHLATAAGHQRDMALRLWDRARRVAAARASAEATAATNELTADVLGRLEEVTRALKKLVAAVTRDREVTPWGTRGQGFPSAARVLGDIVEDFATSGEGHEEVTRRLEVAQRALAGQG